Proteins encoded by one window of Pseudonocardia alni:
- a CDS encoding TetR/AcrR family transcriptional regulator: MGRTSGRSPEDTRRLVLDAAGSAIRRGGVGATLDLVAREAGVSKGGLVYHFPSKTALLVALAQVELDTFRDAVHAHLDRPEGTPGRLVRAYVRASLAPVDEGEALERFTLIAQLLAVPEVLDLARADDEHWQAALAADGVPEATRTLVLAAADGIGGRPLWAADLEPAVRERLTTDLLDMVDAALRTRPADD, encoded by the coding sequence ATGGGTCGCACGTCCGGACGGTCCCCCGAGGACACCCGCAGGCTGGTGCTCGACGCCGCGGGCTCCGCCATCCGCCGCGGCGGCGTCGGTGCGACCCTCGACCTCGTCGCGCGCGAGGCGGGGGTCTCCAAGGGCGGGCTCGTCTACCACTTCCCCAGCAAGACCGCGCTGCTCGTCGCACTGGCACAGGTGGAGCTCGACACGTTCCGCGACGCCGTCCACGCCCACCTCGACCGCCCCGAGGGGACACCGGGCCGGCTCGTGCGCGCCTACGTGCGGGCGAGCCTGGCCCCGGTCGACGAGGGCGAGGCGCTGGAGCGATTCACGCTGATCGCGCAGCTGCTGGCGGTGCCGGAGGTCCTCGACCTGGCCCGGGCCGACGACGAGCACTGGCAGGCCGCGCTGGCCGCGGACGGGGTGCCGGAGGCGACGCGCACGCTGGTCCTCGCCGCCGCCGACGGGATCGGCGGCCGTCCGCTGTGGGCGGCGGACCTGGAACCGGCGGTCCGGGAGCGACTGACGACCGACCTGCTGGACATGGTGGACGCGGCGCTGCGTACGCGGCCCGCCGACGACTGA
- a CDS encoding dioxygenase family protein yields MRFPNETAPVPADALVDRVTRSFDACPDPRLREVLVSLVTHLHAVVREVRLTEDEWAAAVAFLTRCGEVTDEHRQEFVLLSDVLGLSMQTVTVNDRTEGGATEATVSGPFFVEGSPEVPLGGDVGGGARGEPCLVEGTVTDDAGRPVPGARIEVWEADDDGRYDVQYDDGRVAGRAHLFSDAAGRYRFWGVTPTPYPIPHDGPVGALLAAAGRSPMRAAHLHFMVTAPGLRRLVTHIFVRGDALLDHDAVFGVRDSLVTTFEQRPAGTPAPDGRVPDGTWTRARFDIVLGTAD; encoded by the coding sequence ATGCGTTTCCCGAATGAGACGGCCCCGGTCCCCGCCGACGCGCTCGTCGACCGGGTGACCCGGTCGTTCGACGCCTGCCCCGACCCGCGGCTGCGCGAGGTGCTGGTGTCGCTGGTGACCCACCTGCACGCCGTTGTACGCGAGGTGCGGCTCACCGAGGACGAGTGGGCGGCCGCGGTCGCGTTCCTCACCCGCTGCGGGGAGGTCACCGACGAGCACCGCCAGGAGTTCGTGCTGCTCTCCGACGTGCTCGGCCTGTCGATGCAGACGGTCACGGTGAACGACCGCACCGAGGGCGGTGCCACCGAGGCCACGGTGTCCGGCCCCTTCTTCGTCGAGGGCTCCCCCGAGGTCCCGCTCGGCGGCGACGTCGGCGGCGGCGCCCGCGGCGAGCCGTGCCTGGTCGAGGGCACCGTCACCGACGACGCGGGCCGTCCCGTCCCGGGCGCCCGGATCGAGGTGTGGGAGGCCGACGACGACGGCCGCTACGACGTCCAGTACGACGACGGACGGGTCGCGGGACGCGCGCACCTGTTCAGCGACGCCGCGGGCCGCTACCGGTTCTGGGGCGTCACCCCGACCCCGTACCCGATCCCGCACGACGGCCCGGTCGGCGCGCTGCTCGCGGCCGCGGGCCGGTCCCCGATGCGAGCGGCCCACCTGCACTTCATGGTCACCGCTCCGGGGTTGCGCCGGCTGGTGACCCACATCTTCGTGCGCGGCGACGCGCTGCTGGACCACGACGCCGTGTTCGGGGTGCGGGACTCGCTGGTCACGACGTTCGAGCAGCGCCCGGCCGGGACGCCGGCACCGGACGGCCGGGTCCCGGACGGGACGTGGACCCGGGCCCGGTTCGACATCGTGCTCGGGACCGCGGACTGA
- a CDS encoding MFS transporter, with amino-acid sequence MSDVVAPRELTPRRRWAALAVLSIAVLVLAIDNTVLYLAVPSLTADLSPTANEVLWIGDVYSLALAGLLVVMGSLADRVGRKRLLLVGAAAFGAASLFAALSTSPAMLIAARLLLGVAGATLMPSTLSLIRTVFTDPAERARAIAAWAAAASGGAAVGPLVGGALLEHFSWGSVFLINVPIMVLLVVAGAWLLPESRDPAPGPFDLVSALLSMAAIVPVVWAVKHTVAAGVDVAGVAALAAGAGAGVLFVRRQRRLPVPLIDVSLFARPAFAGSVFAGFMAVFALIGTLFFFSQYLQLVRGFSPLQAGLGELPTTLSAIAVVAVVGRFSRRLGLGRAIAVSLALVTGGLVAVAVTEGLTGYIWLALALVPLGLGVGLAQTLTTDAVVSSVPPRKAGAASAISETALELGVAMGVAVLGSVVSLVYRAGLALPDGLDPAARAAVIDSLAAGTHALDPASPVLDGARAAFTTAMQTTSLIAAAVTLAAAVVAWRTIPATAGGDAGTGAGERAATDRAR; translated from the coding sequence ATGTCCGACGTCGTCGCTCCCCGGGAGCTCACGCCCCGCCGCCGCTGGGCGGCCCTCGCGGTGCTGTCGATCGCCGTCCTGGTCCTGGCGATCGACAACACCGTGCTCTACCTGGCGGTACCCTCGCTGACCGCCGACCTGTCGCCGACGGCGAACGAGGTCCTCTGGATCGGCGACGTCTACTCCCTCGCCCTGGCCGGGCTGCTCGTCGTGATGGGCTCGCTGGCCGACCGCGTCGGGCGCAAGCGGCTGCTGCTCGTCGGTGCCGCGGCGTTCGGTGCGGCGTCGCTGTTCGCGGCGCTGTCCACCAGCCCCGCCATGCTGATCGCGGCCCGGCTGCTGCTCGGCGTCGCCGGGGCGACGCTGATGCCCTCGACGCTGTCGCTGATCCGCACCGTGTTCACCGACCCGGCCGAGCGGGCCCGGGCCATCGCGGCCTGGGCCGCCGCGGCGAGCGGCGGCGCCGCGGTCGGGCCGCTGGTCGGCGGCGCGCTGCTGGAGCACTTCTCCTGGGGCTCGGTGTTCCTGATCAACGTGCCGATCATGGTCCTGCTGGTCGTGGCCGGTGCGTGGCTGCTGCCCGAGTCCCGCGACCCCGCGCCGGGCCCGTTCGACCTGGTCTCGGCGCTGCTGTCGATGGCCGCGATCGTGCCGGTGGTGTGGGCGGTCAAGCACACCGTCGCCGCCGGGGTCGACGTCGCCGGGGTTGCCGCGCTCGCCGCCGGTGCCGGTGCCGGTGTGCTGTTCGTCCGCCGTCAGCGACGCCTGCCGGTCCCGCTGATCGACGTGTCGCTGTTCGCCCGCCCCGCCTTCGCCGGATCGGTGTTCGCCGGGTTCATGGCGGTGTTCGCCCTGATCGGGACGCTGTTCTTCTTCTCCCAGTACCTGCAGCTCGTGCGCGGGTTCTCACCCCTGCAGGCCGGGCTCGGCGAGCTCCCCACCACGCTGTCGGCGATCGCCGTCGTGGCTGTCGTGGGGCGGTTCTCCCGCCGGCTCGGGCTGGGTCGCGCGATCGCGGTCAGCCTGGCGCTGGTCACCGGTGGCCTGGTCGCCGTCGCGGTCACCGAGGGCCTCACCGGCTACATCTGGCTCGCCCTCGCGCTGGTGCCGCTCGGTCTCGGGGTCGGGCTGGCCCAGACGCTCACCACCGACGCGGTGGTCTCGTCGGTGCCGCCGCGCAAGGCCGGTGCCGCCTCGGCCATCTCCGAGACGGCGCTCGAGCTGGGGGTGGCGATGGGCGTCGCGGTGCTGGGGTCGGTGGTGTCGCTGGTGTACCGCGCCGGGCTGGCGCTGCCCGACGGGCTCGACCCGGCGGCGCGGGCCGCGGTGATCGACTCGCTCGCCGCGGGCACCCACGCCCTCGACCCGGCCTCGCCGGTCCTCGACGGCGCCCGCGCGGCGTTCACCACGGCGATGCAGACGACCTCGCTGATCGCCGCGGCCGTCACCCTGGCCGCCGCGGTCGTCGCCTGGCGGACCATCCCGGCGACGGCCGGGGGCGACGCCGGCACCGGCGCCGGGGAGCGCGCGGCCACCGACCGGGCCCGGTGA
- the eat gene encoding ethanolamine permease: MAHDPSEYLERRQLRTGAAGWVLLAGLGVSYVISGDYSGWNFGLAQGGFGGLLIAGVVIAGMYFAMVLGMAELSSALPAAGGGYTFARRALGPWGGFATGTAILIEYAIAPAAIATFIGAYVESLGLFGITDGWWVYLAAYLVFIGIHIAGVGEALKVMFVITAIAVLGLLIFAVAAVPLFDAANLVDIAPTAAAGASPFLPFGYLGIWSAVPFAIWFFLALEGVPLAAEEARDPERNVPRGIVAAMLILLVTGALVLVLATGALGAQALSESGNPLVEALGGSTAGVVVNYVGLAGLVASFFSIIYAYSRQTFALSRAGYLPRVLSVTNSRKAPTLALIVPGAIGFLLSLTGQGDVLLNMAVFGAALSYVLMMVSHIVLRRTAPEMPRPYRTPGGVVTTGFALVVAVLAVIATFLVDPVAAGATLGAFALFMLYFALYSRHHLVAAAPDEEFAALAQAEAELT; encoded by the coding sequence ATGGCCCACGATCCGTCGGAGTACCTGGAACGACGACAGCTGCGGACCGGGGCGGCGGGCTGGGTCCTGCTCGCCGGGCTCGGCGTCAGCTACGTCATCTCCGGCGACTACTCCGGCTGGAACTTCGGCCTCGCCCAGGGCGGGTTCGGCGGGCTGCTGATCGCCGGTGTCGTCATCGCGGGCATGTACTTCGCGATGGTGCTGGGCATGGCCGAGCTGTCCTCGGCGCTGCCCGCCGCGGGCGGCGGCTACACCTTCGCCCGCCGCGCACTGGGCCCGTGGGGCGGGTTCGCGACCGGCACCGCGATCCTCATCGAGTACGCCATCGCCCCCGCGGCGATCGCCACCTTCATCGGCGCCTACGTCGAGTCACTCGGCCTGTTCGGGATCACCGACGGCTGGTGGGTCTACCTCGCCGCCTACCTGGTGTTCATCGGTATCCACATCGCCGGGGTCGGCGAGGCCCTCAAGGTCATGTTCGTGATCACCGCGATCGCCGTGCTCGGGCTGCTGATCTTCGCCGTCGCCGCCGTGCCGTTGTTCGACGCCGCGAACCTCGTCGACATCGCGCCGACCGCGGCCGCCGGGGCGTCACCGTTCCTGCCGTTCGGCTACCTGGGGATCTGGTCGGCGGTGCCGTTCGCAATCTGGTTCTTCCTCGCGCTGGAGGGCGTCCCGCTGGCCGCGGAGGAGGCACGCGACCCCGAGCGCAACGTGCCCCGTGGGATCGTCGCCGCGATGCTGATCCTGCTCGTCACCGGGGCGCTGGTGCTGGTCCTCGCGACCGGCGCGCTCGGCGCGCAGGCGCTGTCGGAGTCGGGCAACCCGCTCGTCGAGGCGCTCGGCGGGTCGACCGCCGGGGTCGTCGTCAACTACGTCGGTCTGGCCGGGCTCGTCGCGAGCTTCTTCTCCATCATCTACGCCTACTCCCGCCAGACCTTCGCGCTGTCGCGTGCCGGGTACCTGCCGCGGGTGCTGTCGGTGACCAACAGCCGCAAGGCGCCCACCCTCGCCCTGATCGTCCCCGGCGCGATCGGGTTCCTGCTCTCGCTGACCGGGCAGGGGGACGTGCTGCTGAACATGGCGGTGTTCGGGGCCGCGCTGTCGTACGTGCTGATGATGGTCAGCCACATCGTGCTGCGCCGGACCGCGCCGGAGATGCCGCGGCCCTACCGGACCCCCGGCGGCGTCGTCACGACCGGGTTCGCGCTGGTCGTCGCCGTGCTCGCCGTCATCGCGACGTTCCTCGTCGACCCGGTCGCGGCGGGCGCGACCCTCGGCGCCTTCGCCCTGTTCATGCTGTACTTCGCGCTCTACTCCCGACACCACCTGGTCGCCGCGGCCCCCGACGAGGAGTTCGCGGCGCTGGCACAGGCGGAGGCCGAGCTCACGTGA